The region CGTCGCACGCATTGTCGACCACCTCCACGATGATGTGCGCGGGATCGATGGTGCGCGTGTACATGCCGGGGAGCTTTCGCACCGGCTCCAATCCTTCCAAAACCTGGATGGATGATTCGTTGTAAATGGACGGCTTGGATGACACGTGCTTCCTTTCTGATGGGCGCGCCGGCGACCCAATCCTCGTGAAGCAAGGTTTGGTGGTTCCGCTGGCAGGGAGTGGGGGAGCCGCAGGCAAGGGCGCTAGTTTAAGCGCCTTTGAGGGGAAGTTATTGGGGCAACATTTGGGACGATGGGCGGGTTGAAAGCACTGTGAATTATTCGGTGCACTAAGCTCGAATTTGCGGATGGATGTCTAAGAAAGTTTTTGGTTTAACTTATCTGGATGAGTTGCTAATTCTGGATGACTTTTTGGCCGTTGGTGGCAAAGGGACACGGCGCAGCACAGTTGGTATTGGGTAAATGAATGGCGTTGCGTAGATCAAGAGAATTAGCAAGTCACGCGTGGTTGGAAACCTAAGAACCACCTCACACTGCTTATTCAAGTGAGGGCTGTTCATCTATATAATGAGCGGGTTATCGGAAGAAAGTCTCTGTACGATTGTACCGATATTGCCAATTCGTAATTCGTGTCTGATAGGCAAAAATGAAGCTCGCTTATGTTCTAGCTCTAATTCTGGCCTTTGTGCCACCACTCGCCGTGGCTCGCTCCAGCCGTTGCGAGGAGGGAGTCAATGCCGCCGTCTCGGAAAAACACGCCGAAGCGATATCCATCCTTTCCGAGTGCTTGGAAAAGCGACCATCCGAGTCAGCGCGTGCGAGGTTACTTGAATTTCGTGCTCAGGCTTATATGAAACTCAATATGGCTGCGCAGGCACTTGATGATCAGAAGTTGTCCGTTTCAATTGAGAGATCGAGGAATAGTTGGTGGGTTGATACGAAACCCGACGAGGTGCCACAGGCACCTGATGATCAGAAGTTGACCATAATTAAGATACCTAAAAGAGATGTTTGGTCGCTTATCAGACTCGCGTCCTATCATAGAGAGCTAAAGCAATACGACGAAGCGCTTGCAGTTCTAAAAGAGGCCGAGAAGTACGTCGGAGATGGCCCCCATTCTGGCCTGCATGTCGCATTTTACGTGGGGCGCACTTTGTACGAAATGGGCAGATACGCGGAAGCCGTGGATGCGTTCACCCTAGGATTGGCGAAGCAACCAACATATACCTATGCTATCTATAATCGAGGGATTTCTTTTCAGGCCCTTGGTAACGCGGAGCAAGCTAAACGCGACTTTCTCAGGCTCGCAGAATTGGCTCCAGCCGAGGATTACATATCGGAGATTGTTGAGAAACTTAAAGAATTCAAAATCGACCTCAAATTGATGAAAAAAAGTGACGACACCAGCGCCGGAACGCGGGGCCTAGCAAAGTAACTTCACACCTTTTCAACAAAACCCACCGCCGCTGATCCCCGCAGTTTTCCTCCACCAAATCCCGCAGAACGCCATTCCGCGCGCCTTCCCAGCCTAAAACCTGCCAGAATCCGCGCCAGCGCTTGAGTTTCACAATTGAAATCGCGGCTCGGATGGCGCCCTCGACACGAATCGAACGTGTGACCCTCCCCTTAGGAGGGGGATGCTCTATCCACTGAGCTACGAGGGCGTGGGCGGTTTCGCCAGAGCAAGGAACGCGTGGATTTTACGCGTAAAATTCGCCCATGCCTAACTCCTCCCGGAGCGATGACGCGGGCAAGTCCGCCGCGTCGGATTCGCCGTCACCAAAGTCCGCTCATCGGGCATCCCACGCCGACCGGCTTCCGCTCAGTATCTACGTCATCGGCATGGTCAGCATGTTGAACGACATGGCCACGGAAATGGTGACGCCGTTGATTCCCATCCTGCTCGCGACCGTGTTGTCGAGCGGCGCGGTGGTATTGGGCCTGGTGGAGGGCCTGGCGAACGCCGTCGCGTGCCTGATCCAGATATGGGCGGGCCGATTTTCCGATGCCAGCGGCGGGCGGCGCAAGCCGCTGGCTGTGTCGGGGTATCTCATTTCAAACGTCATGCGGCCGTTGCTGGGGTTCGCGACGGTGTGGTGGCACGTCGTTATCATTCGCGCGCTCGATCGTGTCGGCAAGGGCGTGCGCAACGCGCCGCGCGACGCATTGATCGTCGACCTGTCACCGCCGAAGCAACGCGCCAAGGCCTTCGGCATTCACCGCGCGTTCGACAATCTGGGGGCGGTCGGCGGTGCGCTGCTCGGCGCGCTGATCATTGTTTTCTATTCCTCCAATCTCAAGGACGTGTTGCTGATTTCGGCGGTGCCGGGATTGTTGTGCGTGGCCTTGCTCGCGTTCGGTGTGCGCGAGCCGCTGAAAAAAATGGCGAGCGTTCCCATGCAATTCACGCTGCGATGGCACGATGTGCCGCAACACGCACGCGGCTATTTGCTGACCGTCATGCTGTTCACGTTTGCGCGCACGGCGGAGCTGTTCATCATCCTGCGCGCGCACGAACTGGGCGCATCCACGGTCCACGCGTTGCTGTTGTGGGCGGCGCTCAATTTCGTGAAAATTTTCGCCAACTACGCGGCGGGCGTGTGGGCGGATCGCCACGGGCGATTCTCGTTGCTGGTGCCCGGCTGGTTGCTGCACAGCGTCGCGATGCTCGCGTTCTGTTTTGTGTCGAGCATTCCCACGCTTTGGATGGCCGCGCTGTTTTTCGGCGTGGCGATGTCGGTGAGCGAAGGTGTCGAGCGCGCGGTCATCGGCGATTTCGCCGATCCGAAAGCGCGCGGAACGTTGTTCGGTTGGTACTATGCGCTGGTGGGCATTGCGTCGATCCCGGCCGGCCTGCTGCTCGGCGGGTTGTGGCAATCGTTCGGCGCGTCGGTCGCGTATGCGTTTGCCGCGGTCGCGGGATTTGTGGCCGCCGGCCTGTTGCATTTCAAGGTGGCGCCGGCGCTGGCCAAATCATCGTTCGCCGTTAAGCACAAGTAACCAACGCGCGAATTTTCGACCTATCGCCGAAATGGTGATCCAACTTTTACTGAATTCGTCATAAGTCTTCCATGCCCATCCTGCAACTGAAAAATATTTCCCTCGCCTTTGGCGATGTCGCGCTACTCGATCACGTCGAATTCACCATTGAACCCGGTGAACGCATCGCACTCATCGGACGTAACGGCGCGGGCAAATCCAGCCTTCTGAAAATCCTCGCCGGTGAAGCGGTGGCGGACGACGGCATCATTTCCAAGTCGCCCGGCCTCAACGTGGCGATGGTGTTGCAGGAGCCGGATTTCGATGTTTCGCTGACAGTATTCGACGCGGTGGCCAGCGGCCTCGGCGAAGTGGCGAGCGACCTGATCGCCTATCACGAGGCGACTCATCGCGCTACCGAAGGCGACGAGGAGGCGCTGCATCAGATGTCCGATTTGCAATCGCGCCTGGAAGCGAACAACGGCTGGCAATTGAACAATCGCGTCTCGCAGGCGTTGTCGCGCCTCAGCATGGATGAAGACACGCTCATCGGCGCGCTGTCGGGCGGGATGAAAAAGCGCGTGGCGCTGGCGCGCGCGCTGGTCGCGAACGCCGATCTGCTGTTGCTCGATGAGCCGACAAATCACCTGGACATTGAAGGCATCGCGTGGCTGGAAGAAGCCGTGAAATCGTTCGCCGGGGCAGTGCTGGTCGTCAGCCATGACCGGCGCTTTCTGGACAACATCGCGACGCGGATCGTCGAGCTGGATCGCGGGCAGATCGTCAGCTATCCGGGTTCATTCGCGGAGTATCAACGCCGCAAGGCGGAAGCGTTGAACGCGGAATCGCTGGAGACCGCGCGTTTCGACAAACTGCTGAAGGAAGAGGAAATCTGGATTCGCAAGGGCGTCGAGGCGCGTCGCACGCGCAACGAAGGGCGGGTACGGCGCCTGGAGCAGCTTCGTCGCGAACGCGCCGCGCGGCGCGAACGTGTCGGCAAGGTAAATTTCTCGCTCGATTCGGGCGAGCGCTCCGGCAAGCGTGTGGCGGATCTTGAAGACGTTAGCAAGTCGTTCGGCGACAAGGTGGTGATTCGCAATTTCACCGGCGTGGTGCAACGCGGTGATCGCATCGGTTTCATCGGCCCGAATGGCGCCGGCAAATCGACACTGCTGAAAATCATTCTTGGCGATCTGCAACCCGACAGCGGCACCGTCAAACGCGGCACGCAACTCGAGATTGCCTACTTCGACCAGTTTCGCGAAGCGCTCGACGATGAATCGATGCTCTCGGATGTCATCAGCCCCGGTTCCGAGTTTGTGGAAGTGGGCGGGACGCGCAAGCACATCATCAGTTACCTCGGCGATTTCCTTTTTCCGCCGCAGCGCGCGCGTGCCAAGGTGAAATCGCTATCGGGCGGCGAACGCAACCGGCTGCTGCTGGCGCGCCTGTTCGCCAAGCCCGCCAACCTGCTGGTGCTCGATGAGCCGACCAACGATCTCGATATTGAAACGCTGGAATTGCTGGAAAACCTGCTGCAGGATTTTCCGGGCACCATTTTGCTCGTGAGTCATGACCGGACTTTTTTGAACAACGTCGCCACGCAGGTATTTGCCTTCGAAGGCA is a window of Betaproteobacteria bacterium DNA encoding:
- a CDS encoding tetratricopeptide repeat protein, with protein sequence MKLAYVLALILAFVPPLAVARSSRCEEGVNAAVSEKHAEAISILSECLEKRPSESARARLLEFRAQAYMKLNMAAQALDDQKLSVSIERSRNSWWVDTKPDEVPQAPDDQKLTIIKIPKRDVWSLIRLASYHRELKQYDEALAVLKEAEKYVGDGPHSGLHVAFYVGRTLYEMGRYAEAVDAFTLGLAKQPTYTYAIYNRGISFQALGNAEQAKRDFLRLAELAPAEDYISEIVEKLKEFKIDLKLMKKSDDTSAGTRGLAK
- a CDS encoding MFS transporter, which codes for MPNSSRSDDAGKSAASDSPSPKSAHRASHADRLPLSIYVIGMVSMLNDMATEMVTPLIPILLATVLSSGAVVLGLVEGLANAVACLIQIWAGRFSDASGGRRKPLAVSGYLISNVMRPLLGFATVWWHVVIIRALDRVGKGVRNAPRDALIVDLSPPKQRAKAFGIHRAFDNLGAVGGALLGALIIVFYSSNLKDVLLISAVPGLLCVALLAFGVREPLKKMASVPMQFTLRWHDVPQHARGYLLTVMLFTFARTAELFIILRAHELGASTVHALLLWAALNFVKIFANYAAGVWADRHGRFSLLVPGWLLHSVAMLAFCFVSSIPTLWMAALFFGVAMSVSEGVERAVIGDFADPKARGTLFGWYYALVGIASIPAGLLLGGLWQSFGASVAYAFAAVAGFVAAGLLHFKVAPALAKSSFAVKHK
- a CDS encoding ATP-binding cassette domain-containing protein yields the protein MPILQLKNISLAFGDVALLDHVEFTIEPGERIALIGRNGAGKSSLLKILAGEAVADDGIISKSPGLNVAMVLQEPDFDVSLTVFDAVASGLGEVASDLIAYHEATHRATEGDEEALHQMSDLQSRLEANNGWQLNNRVSQALSRLSMDEDTLIGALSGGMKKRVALARALVANADLLLLDEPTNHLDIEGIAWLEEAVKSFAGAVLVVSHDRRFLDNIATRIVELDRGQIVSYPGSFAEYQRRKAEALNAESLETARFDKLLKEEEIWIRKGVEARRTRNEGRVRRLEQLRRERAARRERVGKVNFSLDSGERSGKRVADLEDVSKSFGDKVVIRNFTGVVQRGDRIGFIGPNGAGKSTLLKIILGDLQPDSGTVKRGTQLEIAYFDQFREALDDESMLSDVISPGSEFVEVGGTRKHIISYLGDFLFPPQRARAKVKSLSGGERNRLLLARLFAKPANLLVLDEPTNDLDIETLELLENLLQDFPGTILLVSHDRTFLNNVATQVFAFEGNGQVREYAGGYDDWLMQRGSAEGRSDEAPKAEAASARGNPRKAKLSFNEVRELESLPAKIEALETEQGDIQRRLADPSLYATAPKEVKALTTRQEAIGVELGAAMARWEALELKKAGRENSGR